A DNA window from Lutra lutra chromosome 8, mLutLut1.2, whole genome shotgun sequence contains the following coding sequences:
- the MPST gene encoding 3-mercaptopyruvate sulfurtransferase isoform X1: MTDPGSPEPETRACSPRVATATMAPQQLFRALVSAQWVAEALRAPRAGQPLQLLDASWYLPKLGRDARREFEERHIPGAAFFDIDQCSDRTSPYDHMLPSAAHFAEYAGRLGVGAATHVVIYDASDQGLYSAPRVWWMFRAFRHQAVSLLDGGLRHWLRLGLPLSSGKTRPEPAEFRATLDPAFIKTYEDIKENLESRRFQVVDARAAGRFRGTEPEPRDGIEPGHIPGTVNIPFTDFLTKEGLEKSPEEIHRLFQDKKVDLSQALVATCGSGVTACHVALGAYLCGKPDVAIYDGSWVEWYMRAQPEEVISEGRGKTH; this comes from the exons gccTGCAGCCCCCGTGTCGCCACCGCCACCATGGCCCCACAGCAGCTGTTCCGCGCGCTCGTGTCAGCGCAGTGGGTGGCCGAGGCACTGAGGGCCCCTCGCGCGGGGCAGCCCCTGCAGCTGCTCGACGCCTCCTGGTACCTGCCCAAGCTGGGTCGCGACGCGCGACGCGAGTTCGAGGAGCGCCACATCCCCGGCGCCGCCTTCTTTGACATCGACCAGTGCAGCGACCGCACGTCGCCCTACGACCACATGCTGCCCAGCGCCGCGCACTTCGCTGAGTACGCTGGCCGCCTGGGCGTGGGCGCCGCCACCCACGTCGTGATCTACGACGCCAGCGACCAGGGCCTCTACTCGGCACCGCGCGTCTGGTGGATGTTCCGCGCCTTCCGCCACCAGGCCGTGTCGCTGCTGGATGGCGGCCTCCGCCACTGGCTGCGCCTGGGCCTCCCGCTGAGCTCGGGCAAAACTCGCCCCGAGCCCGCCGAGTTCCGCGCCACGCTCGACCCCGCTTTCATCAAGACGTATGAGGACATCAAGGAGAACCTCGAATCCCGACGCTTCCAGGTGGTAGACGCCCGTGCCGCGGGTCGGTTCAGGGGCACCGAGCCCGAGCCTCGAGACG GCATCGAACCCGGCCACATCCCCGGCACAGTGAACATCCCCTTCACGGACTTCCTAACCAAGGAGGGCCTGGAGAAGAGCCCCGAGGAGATCCACCGTCTGTTCCAGGACAAGAAGGTGGACTTGTCCCAGGCACTGGTGGCCACATGTGGCTCTGGCGTCACAGCCTGCCATGTGGCTCTGGGGGCCTACCTCTGCGGCAAACCTGACGTGGCCATCTACGATGGCTCCTGGGTAGAGTGGTACATGCGCGCACAGCCAGAGGAAGTCATCTCCGAGGGCCGGGGGAAGACCCACTGA
- the MPST gene encoding 3-mercaptopyruvate sulfurtransferase isoform X2, which yields MAPQQLFRALVSAQWVAEALRAPRAGQPLQLLDASWYLPKLGRDARREFEERHIPGAAFFDIDQCSDRTSPYDHMLPSAAHFAEYAGRLGVGAATHVVIYDASDQGLYSAPRVWWMFRAFRHQAVSLLDGGLRHWLRLGLPLSSGKTRPEPAEFRATLDPAFIKTYEDIKENLESRRFQVVDARAAGRFRGTEPEPRDGIEPGHIPGTVNIPFTDFLTKEGLEKSPEEIHRLFQDKKVDLSQALVATCGSGVTACHVALGAYLCGKPDVAIYDGSWVEWYMRAQPEEVISEGRGKTH from the exons ATGGCCCCACAGCAGCTGTTCCGCGCGCTCGTGTCAGCGCAGTGGGTGGCCGAGGCACTGAGGGCCCCTCGCGCGGGGCAGCCCCTGCAGCTGCTCGACGCCTCCTGGTACCTGCCCAAGCTGGGTCGCGACGCGCGACGCGAGTTCGAGGAGCGCCACATCCCCGGCGCCGCCTTCTTTGACATCGACCAGTGCAGCGACCGCACGTCGCCCTACGACCACATGCTGCCCAGCGCCGCGCACTTCGCTGAGTACGCTGGCCGCCTGGGCGTGGGCGCCGCCACCCACGTCGTGATCTACGACGCCAGCGACCAGGGCCTCTACTCGGCACCGCGCGTCTGGTGGATGTTCCGCGCCTTCCGCCACCAGGCCGTGTCGCTGCTGGATGGCGGCCTCCGCCACTGGCTGCGCCTGGGCCTCCCGCTGAGCTCGGGCAAAACTCGCCCCGAGCCCGCCGAGTTCCGCGCCACGCTCGACCCCGCTTTCATCAAGACGTATGAGGACATCAAGGAGAACCTCGAATCCCGACGCTTCCAGGTGGTAGACGCCCGTGCCGCGGGTCGGTTCAGGGGCACCGAGCCCGAGCCTCGAGACG GCATCGAACCCGGCCACATCCCCGGCACAGTGAACATCCCCTTCACGGACTTCCTAACCAAGGAGGGCCTGGAGAAGAGCCCCGAGGAGATCCACCGTCTGTTCCAGGACAAGAAGGTGGACTTGTCCCAGGCACTGGTGGCCACATGTGGCTCTGGCGTCACAGCCTGCCATGTGGCTCTGGGGGCCTACCTCTGCGGCAAACCTGACGTGGCCATCTACGATGGCTCCTGGGTAGAGTGGTACATGCGCGCACAGCCAGAGGAAGTCATCTCCGAGGGCCGGGGGAAGACCCACTGA
- the KCTD17 gene encoding BTB/POZ domain-containing protein KCTD17 isoform X2: MPGARYLPAPSRRARRMQTPGRAGRMEAGEAAPPAGMGGRAAGGWGKWVRLNVGGTVFLTTRQTLCREQKSFLSRLCQGEELQSDRDETGAYLIDRDPTYFGPILNFLRHGKLVLDKDMAEEGVLEEAEFYNIGPLIRIIKDRMEEKDYPVTQVPPKHVYRVLQCQEEELTQMVSTMSDGWRFEQLVNIGSSYNYGSEDQAEFLCVVSKELYSSPHGLSSESSRKTKSAEQQLEEERQQEEVQVQVEQVQVEADAQEKALAAQEPANLFSLPPPPPPPPLPAGGPASSPPTSSSSWISSAPCLFPLCPCPGFLSSACSHLPPGAAPGPAPRALPPGAPAPHPHPRASRLPPPAPRPGEQGPGRLSSGPASPAATAAAGPR; this comes from the exons ATGCCCGGCGCGCGGTACCTGCCCGCCCCTAGCCGCCGCGCCCGGAGGATGCAGACGCCGGGGCGAGCGGGGAGGATGGAGGCCGGGGAGGCAGCGCCGCCGGCGGGGATGGGCGGCCGCGCGGCGGGCGGCTGGGGCAAGTGGGTGAGGCTTAACGTCGGGGGCACGGTGTTCCTGACCACCCGACAGACGCTGTGCCGGGAGCAGAAGTCCTTCCTCAGCCGCCTGTGCCAGGGGGAAGAGCTGCAGTCGGACCGG GATGAGACCGGGGCCTACCTCATTGACCGTGACCCCACCTACTTTGGGCCCATCCTGAACTTTCTCCGGCATGGCAAGCTGGTGCTGGACAAGGACATGGCTGAGGAGG GTGTCCTAGAGGAAGCCGAGTTCTACAACATTGGCCCGCTGATCCGCATCATCAAAGACCGGATGGAGGAGAAGGACTACCCCGTCACACAG GTCCCCCCCAAGCACGTGTACCGCGTGCTGCAGTGCCAGGAGGAGGAGCTCACGCAGATGGTCTCCACCATGTCTGACGGCTGGCGCTTCGAGCAG CTGGTGAACATCGGCTCCTCCTACAACTACGGCAGCGAGGACCAGGCTGAGTTCCTGTGCGTCGTGTCCAAGGAGCTCTACAGCTCCCCACATGGGCTGAGCTCGGAGTCCAGCCGCAAAACCAAG AGCGCGgagcagcagctggaggaggagcggCAGCAGGAGGAGGTGCAGGTGCAGGTGGAACAGGTGCAGGTGGAGGCAGATGCCCAGGAGAAAG CCCTGGCAGCTCAGGAGCCCGCTaaccttttctccctcccaccaccgcctcctcctcctccgcttCCTGCCGGAGGCCCCGCCTCATCTCCAcccacctcttcttcctcctggaTCTCATCTGcaccctgcctcttccctctctgcccctgcccggGTTTCCTCTCCTCCGCCTGCTCGCACCTCCCTCCCGGTGCCGCCCCGGGCCCGGCCCCTCGCGCCCTGCCCCCGGGCGCCCCGGCCCCGCACCCGCACCCCCGAGCGTCCCGCCTGCCGCCTCCCGCGCCCCggcctggggagcagggcccCGGCCGTCTGTCCTCCGGGCCCGCCAGCCCCgcagccaccgccgccgccgGGCCCCGCTGA
- the KCTD17 gene encoding BTB/POZ domain-containing protein KCTD17 isoform X4 — MPGARYLPAPSRRARRMQTPGRAGRMEAGEAAPPAGMGGRAAGGWGKWVRLNVGGTVFLTTRQTLCREQKSFLSRLCQGEELQSDRDETGAYLIDRDPTYFGPILNFLRHGKLVLDKDMAEEGVLEEAEFYNIGPLIRIIKDRMEEKDYPVTQVPPKHVYRVLQCQEEELTQMVSTMSDGWRFEQLVNIGSSYNYGSEDQAEFLCVVSKELYSSPHGLSSESSRKTKLLQARGTRM, encoded by the exons ATGCCCGGCGCGCGGTACCTGCCCGCCCCTAGCCGCCGCGCCCGGAGGATGCAGACGCCGGGGCGAGCGGGGAGGATGGAGGCCGGGGAGGCAGCGCCGCCGGCGGGGATGGGCGGCCGCGCGGCGGGCGGCTGGGGCAAGTGGGTGAGGCTTAACGTCGGGGGCACGGTGTTCCTGACCACCCGACAGACGCTGTGCCGGGAGCAGAAGTCCTTCCTCAGCCGCCTGTGCCAGGGGGAAGAGCTGCAGTCGGACCGG GATGAGACCGGGGCCTACCTCATTGACCGTGACCCCACCTACTTTGGGCCCATCCTGAACTTTCTCCGGCATGGCAAGCTGGTGCTGGACAAGGACATGGCTGAGGAGG GTGTCCTAGAGGAAGCCGAGTTCTACAACATTGGCCCGCTGATCCGCATCATCAAAGACCGGATGGAGGAGAAGGACTACCCCGTCACACAG GTCCCCCCCAAGCACGTGTACCGCGTGCTGCAGTGCCAGGAGGAGGAGCTCACGCAGATGGTCTCCACCATGTCTGACGGCTGGCGCTTCGAGCAG CTGGTGAACATCGGCTCCTCCTACAACTACGGCAGCGAGGACCAGGCTGAGTTCCTGTGCGTCGTGTCCAAGGAGCTCTACAGCTCCCCACATGGGCTGAGCTCGGAGTCCAGCCGCAAAACCAAG CTGTTACAAGCCAGAGGCACCCGGATGTGA
- the KCTD17 gene encoding BTB/POZ domain-containing protein KCTD17 isoform X5, whose amino-acid sequence MPGARYLPAPSRRARRMQTPGRAGRMEAGEAAPPAGMGGRAAGGWGKWVRLNVGGTVFLTTRQTLCREQKSFLSRLCQGEELQSDRDETGAYLIDRDPTYFGPILNFLRHGKLVLDKDMAEEGVLEEAEFYNIGPLIRIIKDRMEEKDYPVTQVPPKHVYRVLQCQEEELTQMVSTMSDGWRFEQLVNIGSSYNYGSEDQAEFLCVVSKELYSSPHGLSSESSRKTKVPVRTPQT is encoded by the exons ATGCCCGGCGCGCGGTACCTGCCCGCCCCTAGCCGCCGCGCCCGGAGGATGCAGACGCCGGGGCGAGCGGGGAGGATGGAGGCCGGGGAGGCAGCGCCGCCGGCGGGGATGGGCGGCCGCGCGGCGGGCGGCTGGGGCAAGTGGGTGAGGCTTAACGTCGGGGGCACGGTGTTCCTGACCACCCGACAGACGCTGTGCCGGGAGCAGAAGTCCTTCCTCAGCCGCCTGTGCCAGGGGGAAGAGCTGCAGTCGGACCGG GATGAGACCGGGGCCTACCTCATTGACCGTGACCCCACCTACTTTGGGCCCATCCTGAACTTTCTCCGGCATGGCAAGCTGGTGCTGGACAAGGACATGGCTGAGGAGG GTGTCCTAGAGGAAGCCGAGTTCTACAACATTGGCCCGCTGATCCGCATCATCAAAGACCGGATGGAGGAGAAGGACTACCCCGTCACACAG GTCCCCCCCAAGCACGTGTACCGCGTGCTGCAGTGCCAGGAGGAGGAGCTCACGCAGATGGTCTCCACCATGTCTGACGGCTGGCGCTTCGAGCAG CTGGTGAACATCGGCTCCTCCTACAACTACGGCAGCGAGGACCAGGCTGAGTTCCTGTGCGTCGTGTCCAAGGAGCTCTACAGCTCCCCACATGGGCTGAGCTCGGAGTCCAGCCGCAAAACCAAG GTTCCCGTCCGCACCCCTcagacctga
- the KCTD17 gene encoding BTB/POZ domain-containing protein KCTD17 isoform X1: MPGARYLPAPSRRARRMQTPGRAGRMEAGEAAPPAGMGGRAAGGWGKWVRLNVGGTVFLTTRQTLCREQKSFLSRLCQGEELQSDRDETGAYLIDRDPTYFGPILNFLRHGKLVLDKDMAEEGVLEEAEFYNIGPLIRIIKDRMEEKDYPVTQVPPKHVYRVLQCQEEELTQMVSTMSDGWRFEQLVNIGSSYNYGSEDQAEFLCVVSKELYSSPHGLSSESSRKTKSAEQQLEEERQQEEVQVQVEQVQVEADAQEKAVTSQRHPDVRPQITSRDLGFRSEILYFCTAGWGPGSRQRKHSPPCHFCLHLRGCDFPPPLEAGRGPAGTSQGPRWALGPLGGAACVWPKCDPVQLCLPRPHGPSPGSPSCMNGTLPPDPVTSPP; this comes from the exons ATGCCCGGCGCGCGGTACCTGCCCGCCCCTAGCCGCCGCGCCCGGAGGATGCAGACGCCGGGGCGAGCGGGGAGGATGGAGGCCGGGGAGGCAGCGCCGCCGGCGGGGATGGGCGGCCGCGCGGCGGGCGGCTGGGGCAAGTGGGTGAGGCTTAACGTCGGGGGCACGGTGTTCCTGACCACCCGACAGACGCTGTGCCGGGAGCAGAAGTCCTTCCTCAGCCGCCTGTGCCAGGGGGAAGAGCTGCAGTCGGACCGG GATGAGACCGGGGCCTACCTCATTGACCGTGACCCCACCTACTTTGGGCCCATCCTGAACTTTCTCCGGCATGGCAAGCTGGTGCTGGACAAGGACATGGCTGAGGAGG GTGTCCTAGAGGAAGCCGAGTTCTACAACATTGGCCCGCTGATCCGCATCATCAAAGACCGGATGGAGGAGAAGGACTACCCCGTCACACAG GTCCCCCCCAAGCACGTGTACCGCGTGCTGCAGTGCCAGGAGGAGGAGCTCACGCAGATGGTCTCCACCATGTCTGACGGCTGGCGCTTCGAGCAG CTGGTGAACATCGGCTCCTCCTACAACTACGGCAGCGAGGACCAGGCTGAGTTCCTGTGCGTCGTGTCCAAGGAGCTCTACAGCTCCCCACATGGGCTGAGCTCGGAGTCCAGCCGCAAAACCAAG AGCGCGgagcagcagctggaggaggagcggCAGCAGGAGGAGGTGCAGGTGCAGGTGGAACAGGTGCAGGTGGAGGCAGATGCCCAGGAGAAAG CTGTTACAAGCCAGAGGCACCCGGATGTGAGGCCCCAGATCACCTCCAGGGACTTGGGGTTCCGATCTGAAATCCTTTATTTTTGTACCGCGGGGTGGGGCCCCGgctccaggcagaggaagcacTCTCCCCCCTGCCACTTCTGTCTACACCTGCGGGGCTGTGATTTCCCCCCGCCTCTGGAGGCTGGGCGGGGGCCCGCTGGGACCTCTCAAGGCCCAAGGTGGGCCCTGGGACCCCTGGGCGGAGCTGCCTGCGTGTGGCCAAAGTGTGACCCTGTCCAGTTGTGTCTCCCACGGCCCCATGGTCCCTCCCCCGGGTCCCCCAGCTGCATGAATGGTACCCTCCCCCCTGACCCAGTCACGTCTCCTCCTTGA
- the KCTD17 gene encoding BTB/POZ domain-containing protein KCTD17 isoform X3: MPGARYLPAPSRRARRMQTPGRAGRMEAGEAAPPAGMGGRAAGGWGKWVRLNVGGTVFLTTRQTLCREQKSFLSRLCQGEELQSDRDETGAYLIDRDPTYFGPILNFLRHGKLVLDKDMAEEGVLEEAEFYNIGPLIRIIKDRMEEKDYPVTQVPPKHVYRVLQCQEEELTQMVSTMSDGWRFEQLVNIGSSYNYGSEDQAEFLCVVSKELYSSPHGLSSESSRKTKSAEQQLEEERQQEEVQVQVEQVQVEADAQEKGSRPHPSDLRLRWP, translated from the exons ATGCCCGGCGCGCGGTACCTGCCCGCCCCTAGCCGCCGCGCCCGGAGGATGCAGACGCCGGGGCGAGCGGGGAGGATGGAGGCCGGGGAGGCAGCGCCGCCGGCGGGGATGGGCGGCCGCGCGGCGGGCGGCTGGGGCAAGTGGGTGAGGCTTAACGTCGGGGGCACGGTGTTCCTGACCACCCGACAGACGCTGTGCCGGGAGCAGAAGTCCTTCCTCAGCCGCCTGTGCCAGGGGGAAGAGCTGCAGTCGGACCGG GATGAGACCGGGGCCTACCTCATTGACCGTGACCCCACCTACTTTGGGCCCATCCTGAACTTTCTCCGGCATGGCAAGCTGGTGCTGGACAAGGACATGGCTGAGGAGG GTGTCCTAGAGGAAGCCGAGTTCTACAACATTGGCCCGCTGATCCGCATCATCAAAGACCGGATGGAGGAGAAGGACTACCCCGTCACACAG GTCCCCCCCAAGCACGTGTACCGCGTGCTGCAGTGCCAGGAGGAGGAGCTCACGCAGATGGTCTCCACCATGTCTGACGGCTGGCGCTTCGAGCAG CTGGTGAACATCGGCTCCTCCTACAACTACGGCAGCGAGGACCAGGCTGAGTTCCTGTGCGTCGTGTCCAAGGAGCTCTACAGCTCCCCACATGGGCTGAGCTCGGAGTCCAGCCGCAAAACCAAG AGCGCGgagcagcagctggaggaggagcggCAGCAGGAGGAGGTGCAGGTGCAGGTGGAACAGGTGCAGGTGGAGGCAGATGCCCAGGAGAAAG GTTCCCGTCCGCACCCCTcagacctgaggctgcgctggcCGTGA